The DNA sequence GTTGGTACTATGCTTCAACTGCGGCTTCTCTTATACTTGCCTTAACTGCAATTGTTTATATTCAAGATCAACTTGGATGGAAATTGGGTTTTGGAATTCCTGCAATTCTTATGTTATTTGCCactattttgttttttcttgCTTCATCTCTTTATGTTAAACAAAAAGCTTGTAAAAGCTTGTTCACTGGACTTGCTCAAGTCATTGTGGTTGCTTACAAGAACAGAAAGCTTCAACTTCCAAATGGGAACTCAAATAGTGATCATAATGGTGTGTATCACCATAACAAGGATTCTGAATTAGTTTCACCATCAGACAAATTAAGGTACTATCAaagtttttctctttttttctttttttccagAGTTGTCACTGTCATgtcaagaaaagaaaaatcttaTATAGATTGTAATCAACTGTAGGTGTTTGAATAAAGCTTGTGTAATTAGAAATCGTGAACAAGACATTGGGCCAGATGGGTCTGCTTCAAATCCTTGGAATCTTTGCACagttgagaaagttgaagaGCTTAAAGCTCTTATCAAAGTCATACCAATATGGTCTACAGGGTTAATGATGTCCATTAACACTAGCCAAAACACTTTTCAAGTACTCCAAGCTAATTCCATGGATAGACACTTGTCAAGTTTTCAAGTCCCAGCTGGTTCTTACCCTATGTTTGTAGTGATCTCTTTGGCTCTTTGGGTTGTTCTCTATGACAGAGTGATCCTTCCTTTAGCTTCGAAAATTCGAGGCAAGCCGGTGAGTTTGGATGTGAAAACAAGAATGGGAATTGGCCTAATTCTGACATTCATGGCCATGGTTGTGGCTGCAGTGGTGGAGAGTGTTAGGAGGAGAAGGTCAATTCAACAAGGGTTTTTGAACAATCCAGCTGGTGTTGTAGCTATGTCTGCAATGTGGTTAATCCCACAACACTGTTTGAATGGCTTAGCTGAAGCTTTTACTGGAATTGGACAAACAGAGTTTTACTATTCTGAAATCCCAAAAAGCATGTCAAGTATTGCAGCTTCACTTTTTGGATTAGGAATGGCTGTGGCTAGTCTTTTGGCTAGTGTTGTTTTAAGTGCTGTGGATAACTTAACATCAAGAAATGGTAAAGAGAGTTGGGTTTCAAGTAATATCAATAAGGGTCATTATGATTATTACTATTGGGTTCTTGCTGCTATGAGCTTTGTCAATGTGTTTTATTACATATTCTGTAGTTGGGCTTATGGACCTTGTGTTGAAGAGAGGCAAAAGGTTAGAGATGAACCAAATGGTGGGATTAGTAGTGATGAAGGAAAAGAGTTATTATCTGTCTaagcttcaaaaaaaaaaaaaaaaaaaaaaaaacatgaattTGAAAGCTTGATTGATCTTAGGTTTGTTACAGTATTAACAGTGATTCTTATgctgctgttttttttttctttggtgTGTGGTTGTGTGATAGTGGTGGAATTATAGTCTATAATCTTGTAATTGTAATTGTTGAGATTTTGTTTGatgtcaatatatatatatcaaatataaaatatttatattaattaatgagAATCGATGTTAGGCCTTGAAGAAGAACTAAAATGATTGTGTTTAAACTTTTAAATAATTCAACAGTCCTAAATAGCtgagaagaaaaatatattcCTGATATTTTTAAGTTGTGTACTATAGaattacaataa is a window from the Cannabis sativa cultivar Pink pepper isolate KNU-18-1 chromosome 1, ASM2916894v1, whole genome shotgun sequence genome containing:
- the LOC115707825 gene encoding protein NRT1/ PTR FAMILY 1.2 isoform X2, producing MELEKKKEPSSDVREMANNNQDFPVKRSKGGLITMPFIIVNEALERVASYGILPNMILYLMKDYHLGVAKGTNIIFFWSAATNFMPLLGAFLSDSYLGRFLTIGFGSMASFLGLVLLWLTAMIPKLKPSRCDIFTQSCKAPTGGQTTFLALSFSLISIGAGGIRPCSLAFGADQVDNRDNPKNKRVLESFFSWYYASTAASLILALTAIVYIQDQLGWKLGFGIPAILMLFATILFFLASSLYVKQKACKSLFTGLAQVIVVAYKNRKLQLPNGNSNSDHNGVYHHNKDSELVSPSDKLRCLNKACVIRNREQDIGPDGSASNPWNLCTVEKVEELKALIKVIPIWSTGLMMSINTSQNTFQVLQANSMDRHLSSFQVPAGSYPMFVVISLALWVVLYDRVILPLASKIRGKPVSLDVKTRMGIGLILTFMAMVVAAVVESVRRRRSIQQGFLNNPAGVVAMSAMWLIPQHCLNGLAEAFTGIGQTEFYYSEIPKSMSSIAASLFGLGMAVASLLASVVLSAVDNLTSRNGKESWVSSNINKGHYDYYYWVLAAMSFVNVFYYIFCSWAYGPCVEERQKVRDEPNGGISSDEGKELLSV
- the LOC115707825 gene encoding protein NRT1/ PTR FAMILY 1.2 isoform X1, whose product is MSQEKKSSFMELEKKKEPSSDVREMANNNQDFPVKRSKGGLITMPFIIVNEALERVASYGILPNMILYLMKDYHLGVAKGTNIIFFWSAATNFMPLLGAFLSDSYLGRFLTIGFGSMASFLGLVLLWLTAMIPKLKPSRCDIFTQSCKAPTGGQTTFLALSFSLISIGAGGIRPCSLAFGADQVDNRDNPKNKRVLESFFSWYYASTAASLILALTAIVYIQDQLGWKLGFGIPAILMLFATILFFLASSLYVKQKACKSLFTGLAQVIVVAYKNRKLQLPNGNSNSDHNGVYHHNKDSELVSPSDKLRCLNKACVIRNREQDIGPDGSASNPWNLCTVEKVEELKALIKVIPIWSTGLMMSINTSQNTFQVLQANSMDRHLSSFQVPAGSYPMFVVISLALWVVLYDRVILPLASKIRGKPVSLDVKTRMGIGLILTFMAMVVAAVVESVRRRRSIQQGFLNNPAGVVAMSAMWLIPQHCLNGLAEAFTGIGQTEFYYSEIPKSMSSIAASLFGLGMAVASLLASVVLSAVDNLTSRNGKESWVSSNINKGHYDYYYWVLAAMSFVNVFYYIFCSWAYGPCVEERQKVRDEPNGGISSDEGKELLSV